One genomic window of Metopolophium dirhodum isolate CAU chromosome 4, ASM1992520v1, whole genome shotgun sequence includes the following:
- the LOC132944019 gene encoding four and a half LIM domains protein 2 isoform X5, whose product MSVDVMTSKFGNITLKTSTPKKDPGDDDVAILSSFLPEYLMSPAAITKNKAFECSMKRDCRLGDPKVTPPGTKKMEYKTRQWHEKCFSCVVCKSAIGTKSFIPREQEVYCATCYEEKFSTRCVKCDKIITSGGVTYKNEPWHRECFTCSHCSTSLAGQRFTSRDEKPFCGDCFGELFAKRCTSCVKPITGIGGTRFISFEDRHWHNDCFICAACKTSLVGRGFITDAEDIICPECAKQKLM is encoded by the exons ATGTCCGTGGACGTAATGACCAGCAAGTTCGGTAACATCACGCTGAAGACCAGCACGCCCAAAAAGGATCCGGGCGACGACGACGTGGCCATCCTGTCGTCATTTCTACCGGAATACCTGATGAGCCCCGCGGCCATAACCAAGAACAAGGCGTTCGAATGTTCGATGAAACGGGACTGCAGATTGGGTGACCCCAAAGTCACCCCTCCAG GAACGAAAAAGATGGAGTACAAGACCAGACAATGGCACGAGAAATGTTTCAGCTGCGTTGTGTGCAAGTCGGCCATCGGCACCAAGAGCTTTATACCAAGGGAACAGGAAGTTTACTGCGCCACTTGCTACGAAGAAAAGTTCTCGACCCGCTGCGTTAAGTGTGACAAG ATTATCACTAGTGGCGGCGTGACATATAAAAACGAACCTTGGCACAGGGAATGCTTCACGTGTAGCCATTGCAGCACGTCGCTGGCTGGACAGCGTTTCACGTCCAGAGACGAAAAGCCGTTCTGTGGAGATTGTTTCGGAGAGTTGTTCGCCAAAAGATGCACTTCATGTGTAAAACCGATTACAG GAATCGGCGGCACTAGATTCATCTCGTTCGAGGACCGCCACTGGCACAACGATTGTTTCATCTGCGCCGCCTGCAAGACCTCACTTGTCGGCAGGGGCTTCATCACCGACGCCGAAGACATCATTTGCCCGGAATGCGCCAAGCAGAAGCTCATGTAA